A single window of Candidatus Methylacidiphilales bacterium DNA harbors:
- the rpsA gene encoding 30S ribosomal protein S1 yields the protein MKDIATLLDSSLQNFKEGSIIKGTILEVRSKEVVVDIGYKSEGIIGSDEFEQPEELAVGQEVEVLLERLEDDEGMVVLSRQKAAQKQNWDKIVKIYNEGGTITGRVRKIVKGGLMVNVGVEAFLPASQIDIIPPKNLREFEDKNIECKIVKINEDRKNLVLSRREIIEAERAEKRSKLLSGIEKGSLVKGVIKNITDFGAFIDLDGLDGLLHITDISWSRLNHPSEILKLGQEIEVMVLEIDREKERVSLGLKQRTENPWEKIAEKYPVGTHLKGKISSLLPYGAFVELEPGVEGLIHVSEISWTKRVARPSDVLTTGQLVEVAVTEVNPAEQKLSLSLRALEQNPWDSIQEKYPLNSQVKGIVRNLTAYGAFVELEEGIDGMIHVSDLSWTRKINHPSEILKKGEEIEAQVIGIDKQNQRISLGIKQLNSDPWSNIESRYKVGDLVTGTVTKVASFGAFIQLAEEIDGLVHISHISEERVAKVKDVLKIGQEVQARVVKVDKTERRIGLSIKAANYTPEQLDKERASLENLRGSDMLGSMGDAFDRAEEEFRPGEGKKE from the coding sequence ATGAAAGACATCGCAACATTACTGGACTCTTCTTTGCAGAATTTCAAAGAAGGCAGCATCATCAAAGGCACCATTCTCGAAGTCCGATCCAAGGAAGTGGTCGTCGATATCGGTTACAAGTCCGAAGGCATCATCGGCAGCGACGAATTTGAACAGCCGGAAGAACTCGCCGTCGGCCAGGAAGTCGAAGTCCTGCTCGAACGTCTCGAAGACGACGAGGGGATGGTCGTTCTTTCCAGGCAAAAAGCCGCCCAGAAACAAAACTGGGACAAGATCGTCAAAATTTACAACGAAGGCGGCACCATCACCGGCCGCGTCCGCAAGATTGTCAAAGGCGGGCTCATGGTCAATGTGGGCGTCGAAGCCTTCCTCCCCGCATCGCAGATCGATATCATTCCCCCCAAGAACCTCCGGGAATTCGAGGACAAGAACATCGAATGCAAGATTGTCAAAATCAACGAAGACCGCAAAAACCTGGTGCTTTCCCGCCGCGAAATCATCGAAGCCGAGCGTGCGGAAAAGCGTTCCAAGCTGCTTTCCGGTATTGAAAAGGGCTCGCTCGTCAAGGGCGTCATCAAGAACATCACCGACTTCGGCGCGTTCATCGATCTCGACGGCCTGGATGGCCTGCTCCACATCACCGATATCAGTTGGAGCCGCCTGAATCATCCTTCCGAAATCCTCAAGTTGGGCCAGGAAATCGAAGTGATGGTGCTTGAAATCGACCGTGAAAAAGAGCGCGTCAGCCTGGGTCTGAAACAGCGCACGGAAAACCCGTGGGAAAAGATCGCGGAAAAATATCCGGTCGGCACGCATCTCAAAGGAAAGATTTCCAGCCTCCTGCCCTATGGCGCATTTGTGGAACTGGAACCCGGGGTCGAAGGCCTCATCCACGTTTCCGAAATTTCATGGACCAAACGCGTGGCGCGTCCGTCCGATGTGCTCACAACCGGGCAATTGGTGGAAGTCGCCGTCACGGAAGTCAACCCGGCCGAGCAAAAGCTTTCACTCAGCCTGCGCGCCCTCGAACAAAACCCGTGGGACAGCATTCAGGAGAAATATCCTCTCAATTCCCAGGTCAAGGGCATTGTGCGCAACCTCACCGCGTACGGCGCCTTTGTGGAACTGGAAGAAGGCATCGATGGCATGATCCACGTTTCCGATCTGTCCTGGACCCGCAAGATCAATCATCCTTCCGAAATTCTCAAGAAGGGCGAGGAAATCGAGGCGCAGGTCATCGGCATCGACAAGCAAAACCAGCGCATCAGCTTGGGCATCAAACAGCTCAACAGCGATCCGTGGAGCAACATCGAAAGCCGCTACAAAGTGGGCGACCTGGTGACCGGCACGGTGACCAAAGTGGCCAGCTTCGGCGCCTTCATCCAATTGGCGGAGGAAATCGACGGTCTGGTCCACATTTCGCACATCAGCGAAGAACGCGTGGCGAAGGTCAAGGATGTCCTCAAGATCGGCCAGGAAGTTCAGGCCCGTGTGGTCAAGGTGGACAAGACGGAACGGCGCATCGGCCTTTCCATCAAAGCCGCCAACTACACGCCCGAGCAATTGGACAAGGAACGCGCTTCACTCGAAAACCTGCGCGGGTCCGACATGCTGGGTTCGATGGGCGATGCATTCGACCGCGCGGAAGAAGAATTCCGCCCCGGCGAAGGCAAAAAGGAATAA